Sequence from the Oncorhynchus kisutch isolate 150728-3 linkage group LG12, Okis_V2, whole genome shotgun sequence genome:
ACCTAGAGACTGAATATGGAACACTAGCCTGGATGTGTGCAACATCGCTTGTTCCCTTGACTCTGCTGCTATCAGCCAATCGTCCAGATAGGCCAACACACTCAGCCACTGGCCCCTCATGGGTGCCAGAGCTGCCTCCACTACCTTTAAAAAGGCATGAAGCGAGAAGGACAGACCGCACAACAGGACCAAAAACCCGTAGGCTATTGCCTCATAATGGAACCTCCCAACATTTCCTGTGACTGGGGTACAGGGGTACATTAAAATATGCCTCCTTCAGGTTGATTGTGGTGATCCAATCGCCGGGACGCATGGACCATAACAGCCTCTGGTTTGTGAGCATCCTGAATGTGCAAACCCTGAGTTGCTTGTTTAGGGTACGAAGGTCTAGAATGGAACGTAGACCCTTCCCTTTTCAGAATATTGACTGTACCAGTCGTTCTGGGCCTCCGACAGAAGAACCATCCCTGAaggatgcactatgcagaaatcgctctgccatttcctagttgcaaaaatttgaatagttcacctaatttcagtttatgcaCCAAGACACGGAAGACAACTGTCTGAATGTGGAGGAGGGACATGAATGATTGAAATCACATGTGGGATACACAATACTTTTTGGATGGCTAGTTTGGATGGCGAAAGTTAGATAGTCTTGTGTTCCGAAAAATGTAGTTTTTAGTAGCGTGAACGTTATTGCTCACATCGAGTTGAAGGGTGGGAAAATTCTACTAATGAATCTGAGCCTAACGCTTACACTTGTCAAAGTCATGAGAGTCTGACTCCCCAAAGTTGTGTTGTACCGAGAGTGCTGACTGAAAGGGAACTGGTCTCCATCTCCCATCCTGTGGATAGCAATTAGGCAATTGAGTTATCTAGAAAAGTCCATTCGGTGATTGAATTTTCTTCTAATAGATCTTTCTAAGATGTTATACTTTGAGCACTCAGAGTAGTTCAAAACAGAATAACTTTATGACTCATGTGTCTGAGTGGAGAATGTTTTTTGGGATATATTGTAGATTacatctcttgctctctctctctctcccttccctctaatAAAAATAGGGCCCATTGTTATTTTTAAAAAGCCACCATGAGAATATTGTGTAATACCTGACAAAGGAATTCTGGAAACAACAAAATAAATGTGGGTACTCTTTTCTATCACTCTTTCTTTTCTAGTGGAATAAAATAACCATAATAACATCTAGAATTGATACCTTGGTAAAACACAAGAAAACACTTTCTTTCACTTTCTTGTGGTAGAAGACAAGGCAGAGGGTATGATCAGATGACTAACATTAACTAAATGCATTTACAGTAATTATGGGGAAATATTTTTGGAACTCTTTGACAACATCCACTCATTGCTTAAAACTGGTAATTGTATAATATAGACTGCTCACCTGCTCACGACCTCTGCAGTTGTCCCCTCTGGCTGGGCTGGGGCTTCAGCAGTCTCTGTGGGGGCATCTGGGACTGGGGTCTCTTCTGTCACAATCGTTGCTTCTGACTTCTCTTCAGCTGTCTCTGGAGTGGGAACCTCTGCTATCACTTCCTGAACCACCGTTATTACCTCAGCTTGTTGAACCTCAAGTTGGAATTCCTTAACTACTTCCTCTACCTCAGATTGTGGAACTTCTTGAACCTCTAATGTCTCAATGTTGCCATCTACCACTTtgatctcatcctctctctttccatctgtctcactctctgtctgttccACCTCTGTTACAACTTCAACCTCTACAACTTTCTCCACACTTACATTGACCTCCTTTGCTTGCTTTAATTCCACTTCATGTTTAATTTCCTCTACTTCCTCTTTGAGAACATACTCCACCTCCTTGGTAACCTCTTCCATGATACTCTTTGTATTTTCAATTGTGACTGGAACGGTCTCAATGACCTGGACAGCCTCGTGGACTTCCTTTGGTGGTTTTTCGGCTGGTGCCTCTGGAGTAGTAGACACCTCTGCTGGGGTTTCTGGTGCTGGTTCCTCAACTTGGACTACAGATGTTTCAGCAATGACAGGTTTCTCCTCTGCAACTAGTTCAATCTCTTTCTCTATCGTTGCTACCGCCTGGACTGGTAGTGCATCTTCAGTTGTGATGGTAGCAGTGGCAGAGGCAGGCGCTTTGGGTTCAAACTCTGCTTCAGACACTTTCTCCACAGCACTCTGGTTAACCACCTGAGCGATGACCAAGCCTGTCTCCTCCATGGCCTCTGCCTCCTTTGTCTCTTCAGCCTCTGTAATGCCAACCTCAGTCACCTGCACTTGAATTTGGTCATCGCCATCGGGCCCTGCAACTGCCACTGAGAGCTTTTCCACTGCCACAGCCTCTGTGACCTCCACTTGCTGGGTTTCCAAGGACTCGGACATTGGGCAGACGAGGTACGTGGTCTCCTTTACAATGGCAAACTCTAAAGCAGGGGCAACAATGGCTGCCTCGCGCACTTCAGTGACTGTGGGTTGGTTGGCATCAGTTAGTGAAGGGACCATTTCTTGGGCAGCAGGCTCATTCACCTCCTCTACAGCAGCAATCTCTTCGACAGCTGCCATCTCTTCTTTACTTTTGACCTCAATGACAGGTGCCTCAGAGCCATCCACAATGTTAGCGGCAATGGAGTCTTCGACAGTTGGTACAATGGGGTCCACAATGTTCTCATTCACCGCAGGGGCCTCAACAATTTCAACCTCCATCTTGATATTATTGATTGTGGCGACCTTTTCATCTTCATGCTCTTTACCCTCAGTGGCTATATCAGGATCTGGGATGTCTTCAATAGTTTTCTCTAGTGGCGGCTCCAGGAATATGCTTTCGACCTGCTCCACTTGAGCCTTGAATACTGGGTCTTCATTAGCGTCAGCCGCCTCAGTTGGATAAGCCTTATCTTCTACCGGCATCTCAGTGGACAGACCATTGCTGATCTCAGGTAGACATTCCATGGTGGGAATTACAAGCTTCTCCACAGCCACCTTGGTGATCTCCTTGGTGCCCAGGTCAGTGCAGATGGCAGAACCCTCAATTTCTTCATGCACCATCAAGACAACCTTTGATTTGGTTTCGGTGAACTTGATCGGCGGTGTGGGTTCTGGGATGGAAGCAGCCTCCTCCAGTTGGATCTCTATGATTTCCATAGAAGTCAGGCTTGGAAGATCACTGAGCAGCTCCACAGCCTCCTGCGGGACCTCCAAAGACTCTGTCTCAGGCTCATTGGGCAGAGGGGTGGTTTTGCCATACGTGGCTGGGATCATCTCTTCAGTTACCTCGGAAACAGACAGCTCAGGCTCCTGGCAAGTGACTGTTTCTGGGATCTGCTCTAAAATGTTCTTGGCATCAGAATTTGCAGTCACCTCGACAACAGATAACTCAGGTTCCTGCTCTTGGCATGGGACTGCCTCTAAGGTCTGTTCTGCAATGTCCTCTGCGATGGTGGTGTCAGCAGATTTGGGGGTGGCGGCACCCTCTTCTGGGATGTCACTCAGCTGATCATGTGGGATCTCCTGGAGGTTTTCCATGACAGCCGTGGCTGAGATCCAAGAGGGGGATCTCTCTTCAATGGACAATTGGACCTGAGTGATTGGTGCTGCTTCCTCAGAGTCCTTTGTCTCCACTGTCATTTCAGCTTCAGCCTCTTCTTTACTCTCGGCGTGCTCGTTGTCGTACTCTGAGAGAGGGACCACGGCTGGTGTGTCGGAATCTTCCTCGCCAGACCCCAGATTGGAGAAAAGCAGCTTCTTCTTTCTGCGTCCAGGAATGAGTTTCCTCAGAGAGAAGGAGGAATCTTCTTTGGGAATTTCACTGTCTGAGATTACCTGTTCACCACCAGATTCATCTGTCATCTCCTCGTTTTTGGGCTTCTTTCTATGGCTGACAAGACGCTTGAGAGTATCCCATGTGGAGTCTCCTGCGGCGGGGCTAGTGGATGGTTCGGGGGATGACACTGTGTTTTCCTGATCTGCCTCTCCAGAGCTGCCAAAAGGAGAGACTGCTGTCTTAATCTGCTCTTCCCCAGTTGGTGGTGCCTCCTCTTCGATTTTGGTCTCCTCATCTTCAGAGTCAGAGGTCTTCCTGGTCCTCCTCTTGTTTCCACCCATACACATCAGGGCCTCCCAGGAGAGTGAGGTGTCCATCTTCATCTTTTTGGTGTCCTCTGTGGTGCCCTCCAGGTCCTCTGTGGTTTCGGCTTTTGGCTCCTCTTCAGGGAGTTCTGGctcctctttctttttctccaCAAACACGGCACTGTCAGTGGAGAACAGGGTGGCCGACATGGCCTTCTCAACAGTTGCCTCGTCCTCGCTCTCAGAAGGCCTCTTGACTCGTTTCTTGGGTGTCACCAGCTTCTTGAAGGAGGACCAGGGCATGATACCTTCTTTCTTCTTCCCTTCGTCTGAGCTTGTTACCTCCTCATCAGCCTCTTGGCTGGCCTCAGCTTGGGTGGCTTCCACCCCGATGGCATGCTCACCAGACTCCTCTGGAGATGATGCCCCACTGTCAGGTTTCTGGACCTCTGCCGACTCTGTAGAGGACTGGAGCTGTTCagccgcctgttccccagactcGGTCAGCTTGGTCTCCGTATCTTTCTTGTCTTTCTTCTGTCTCTTGGTAGAGAGCTTCTTCAGGCCAGACCCAGTAAACAGCTTTTTCAGTGGGCTACCCTGGGCCTTGACCTTCTTCTGGGATGAGAAAAGCTCAGCCTCGGTGGTGACCTCAACTGGGGCCTTGTCTGATTCCACAGCTTCTTCAACATTCTCCTCCGCTTGTTTGGCGTCATCAGTAATAGCAGCTTCTGAGGTTTCCATGGCAAATTCGG
This genomic interval carries:
- the LOC109900995 gene encoding A-kinase anchor protein 12 — its product is MGAQTSAHRDGKSQEDASAENLRSAVNAISEGDSVVESKFQQKNGQNGHEWLNDHSEDNTLAEEVDGVSVSRKEDVLETMDSLQAVVASQVNRKEEENESPDANNITRPEEKVVEEEPGEANEVGFKKIFNFIGFKFTLKKDKNEKTDPVQMLKLMDKEVEGGTKGSEETKEEAATAEEGKAAEPETATVEADFSETTTEAATPVDSPSQTVDGEAAEKEPSDPTAAATTPRGQEAPLSPFRRFFTQGIFSNQRKKASIKRAKEKEPKEKAAEEKIKEGKEIAEDGLEEEREKAKEEVKEVEPVTTPETETPEVSAVEIKEEIQAEFAMETSEAAITDDAKQAEENVEEAVESDKAPVEVTTEAELFSSQKKVKAQGSPLKKLFTGSGLKKLSTKRQKKDKKDTETKLTESGEQAAEQLQSSTESAEVQKPDSGASSPEESGEHAIGVEATQAEASQEADEEVTSSDEGKKKEGIMPWSSFKKLVTPKKRVKRPSESEDEATVEKAMSATLFSTDSAVFVEKKKEEPELPEEEPKAETTEDLEGTTEDTKKMKMDTSLSWEALMCMGGNKRRTRKTSDSEDEETKIEEEAPPTGEEQIKTAVSPFGSSGEADQENTVSSPEPSTSPAAGDSTWDTLKRLVSHRKKPKNEEMTDESGGEQVISDSEIPKEDSSFSLRKLIPGRRKKKLLFSNLGSGEEDSDTPAVVPLSEYDNEHAESKEEAEAEMTVETKDSEEAAPITQVQLSIEERSPSWISATAVMENLQEIPHDQLSDIPEEGAATPKSADTTIAEDIAEQTLEAVPCQEQEPELSVVEVTANSDAKNILEQIPETVTCQEPELSVSEVTEEMIPATYGKTTPLPNEPETESLEVPQEAVELLSDLPSLTSMEIIEIQLEEAASIPEPTPPIKFTETKSKVVLMVHEEIEGSAICTDLGTKEITKVAVEKLVIPTMECLPEISNGLSTEMPVEDKAYPTEAADANEDPVFKAQVEQVESIFLEPPLEKTIEDIPDPDIATEGKEHEDEKVATINNIKMEVEIVEAPAVNENIVDPIVPTVEDSIAANIVDGSEAPVIEVKSKEEMAAVEEIAAVEEVNEPAAQEMVPSLTDANQPTVTEVREAAIVAPALEFAIVKETTYLVCPMSESLETQQVEVTEAVAVEKLSVAVAGPDGDDQIQVQVTEVGITEAEETKEAEAMEETGLVIAQVVNQSAVEKVSEAEFEPKAPASATATITTEDALPVQAVATIEKEIELVAEEKPVIAETSVVQVEEPAPETPAEVSTTPEAPAEKPPKEVHEAVQVIETVPVTIENTKSIMEEVTKEVEYVLKEEVEEIKHEVELKQAKEVNVSVEKVVEVEVVTEVEQTESETDGKREDEIKVVDGNIETLEVQEVPQSEVEEVVKEFQLEVQQAEVITVVQEVIAEVPTPETAEEKSEATIVTEETPVPDAPTETAEAPAQPEGTTAEVVSSCRCKMVDWKTDCPDQEGSDSEKGSERMLYGETH